From the Cyanobium sp. M30B3 genome, the window AGCTCGACGGACCGCTGTGAACCGAGGCGGCCCCTGGATCGCGTCTCTGCTGCTGCTGGGTTGCGGGCTGGCGGTGGCGAGCTGTCGCCCCCAGGCCATTGAGGCAGACAGCCCGACCCCCTTCGTGTTCCGGGAGCTGAACCTGCGCCAGCAGGATCCCCAGGGCCGGCCGCTCTGGGAGATCAGCAGTCCGGAAACCCGCTACGACCTCAGTCGTCGTATCGCCCAGGCGCGCCAGCTCAAGGGGGTGCTCTACCGCGACGGCAAACCCCTCTACAGACTCACCGCCAGTACGGCGGTGGTGGTGAACGACGGGGAGGTGGTGCAACTGGAGGGGCCCACCCGCCTGCAGCGCCTCGATCCCGAGCGCCCCGCGGAACTGACGGCCCTGCGGGTCCGCTGGTACCCCTCCCAGCAGCGGATGGAACTCGACCGCTCGCCCAGGCTGGTGCAGGGTGACCTGCAGCTCACGGCCGGGCTGGCCCGCTTTCTGATCAATGTGGAGCGGCTGGAGTTGCGCCGCACCGCCCTTCTGCAGCGGCGCGGACCGGAACCGATCCGCCTGGCGCTGGGCCCCCTCGACTGGGTGGCGAGCAGCGGCGCCCTCACGGCCAGGGGGCCCATACGGGGCGACCGCCGCCTGGGGGATGGGTCCCTGCAGCGGATCACGGCCCCGGCCCTCAGCGGCAACAGCCTCAGCCAGACCCTGGATCTGCAGGCACCCGTGCGCATGGAGGAACCCAGCCGCCAGGCCTGGCTGGAGGCGGGTGCCACCCGGCTGGAGCTGGCGAGCCGCACCGCCAGCAGCCAGGCCCCGTTCCAGGGGCGCTACGGCAAAACCCAGCTCAGCGGAAACGGCTTCCTGCTCAACCTGCCAGCCCAGACGGTGGAGGTGCGATCAGCCTGCCAGCTGCGCCAGCCTGGGGATCAGCTCAGTGCCGACCGCTGCCGCTGGAACTGGCGCAGTGGGGAGGCCAGCGCGTCGGGGCAGGTGGTACTGCAGCGTCGGGCCAATGGTCAGGTGTCCCGTGCTGGGCAGCTGAAAGGGCGGATCGGCGAGGACGGGTTCGCGGAATTCAGCTCACCGGGGGGTGGCCGCGTCCGCACCCAGCTGAACCTGCCTCCCAGCGCGGCTCGTCAGACCCCGGCTCCCTCGCGGCGTCCTGTGCAGCAGCGGGGTCCCCGAGCTCCGGCATTTCAGCTGTGAGCCGCTGGGCCCAGCCCTCCACCCACACCAGATCACTGCGACTGAAGCACCGGGGCGACCAGCCACCGAGCAGCACCAGTCCCTGGCCGGCGATCGGTTGAACCAACACGGCAGGCAGGCCCGGCAGCAGGCTGTCGAACTCATCGCGGCCGGGATAGAGGGCCAGGTTCACCAGCGAGATCGCCTGGCCGCGCTCCAGGGCACGGGCACAGATCGGGCCAGGGACGAAGCTCCGGGGGCCCAGCAATCCGCGCCGCAGCAGCACCTGGCCGCGCCAGAGCACCACGACCACCGCCGCCGGACTGGCGGTGAGCAGCATCTGGCTGCCCCAGCCGAGGTCCTGCACCAACTGGGGCGGCAAGCCCGAGGCCAGTTCCAGGCCCTCCTCGCCCTGGAGGTTCACGCGCTCGGCCGCTTCCGGCACCGCCCGGGTCCACAGCACAGCCACCAGCATCAGCCCCACCGCGAACAGGGACGCCAGCCCACTGGCTCGCACCAGGGATGGTTCGGGCAGCGGCGCGCTCAGCTGGTTGAGCACCACCAGAAGCAATCCGCTCGCGCCGGTGCCCAGACTGACCCTGGCTGGCAACGGAAGGGCCATGGAGGGGAGACAGCGGCAACCATTGGCGGCAAACTAGAACCTTCCAGGCCTGCCCCCGCTTCAAGTGCCCTGCCTGAATTCCGCCGTCCCAGCCCCACTCCGCCGGCTGCTGCAGACCTGCCTGCTGGTGCTGCTCCTGGCCGCTCCTGTGGCGCCGGCCCTCGCCGTTTCAGCCTCGTCCTTCAGTGAAGCCCTTCCCCAGGAACGGGTGCTGGATCAGGCGGGGGTGCTCAGCCGCGCCGCCAGCACCGATGTGTCCCGCCAGCTGGAGGCGCTCACGGCGGAGCGGGTGGACGCCCACCTGATCACACTCAAACAGCTCGACTACGGCCTCAGCCTCAACCAGCTGGGTGATGCCCTCCTGCAGCGCTGGCAGCCCAGTGGCGATGCCAATGGGCTGCTGCTGTTTCTGATCGACGCCCAGACCAACAGCTCAGCCGTCGTGGCTTCCCCCTCGCTGTCGGGCCAGCTCAGTGCCGACCTGCTGCGCAGTACGGCGCGTTTCACCATGACAACGCCGATCCGCGATGGAGCCCGGTTCCGTCAGGCCAGCCTGGACGGGATCCAGCGCATCGGCACCGTGCTGCGTGGCGGTGAGGACCCCGGCGTCCCCCAGGTGGCCGAGGAGATCAGCCCCACCAGCAATGTGCCCAGCCGCGAGCAGACCGAGTCGAGCAATGCCTTCACCTGGGTTGTGGTGCTGCTGGTGGTGGGCACGGTGGTGCCCATGGCCACCTGGTGGGTGTTCTCCCGCTGATCCGCTATGGGATTGCAGAACTGGATCGGAACCTTCGGCAAGTCCCAGGGACTGCGGATCAGCCAGGACCTGGAACGGTCCTACGAGGCCGCCCTGCTGATCCAGAGCATTGAGCTGGAGCACTACAACGACCGGCCCGTCCGGCCAGAGGTCAATCTGCCCCTGCCCCGCTCCAGCCAGGCCCAGCTGCTGCGTCGCTTTCAGGCGGCCCTGGATGTGTGCCGCCAGTGCCTGCTGACGCTTGAGGCCCATCGCGCCCAGCTGGCGGGCCAGGAGCTTCGCCAGCTGCAGTTGGTGGAATCGGTGGTGGCCCGCTACGACAGGGCTGGCCGCAAACCTCTCCCGGCCATCAGCCGCTCACCGGAGGTGTTGCCGCG encodes:
- a CDS encoding TPM domain-containing protein, which produces MLQTCLLVLLLAAPVAPALAVSASSFSEALPQERVLDQAGVLSRAASTDVSRQLEALTAERVDAHLITLKQLDYGLSLNQLGDALLQRWQPSGDANGLLLFLIDAQTNSSAVVASPSLSGQLSADLLRSTARFTMTTPIRDGARFRQASLDGIQRIGTVLRGGEDPGVPQVAEEISPTSNVPSREQTESSNAFTWVVVLLVVGTVVPMATWWVFSR
- a CDS encoding cofactor assembly of complex C subunit B, with the translated sequence MALPLPARVSLGTGASGLLLVVLNQLSAPLPEPSLVRASGLASLFAVGLMLVAVLWTRAVPEAAERVNLQGEEGLELASGLPPQLVQDLGWGSQMLLTASPAAVVVVLWRGQVLLRRGLLGPRSFVPGPICARALERGQAISLVNLALYPGRDEFDSLLPGLPAVLVQPIAGQGLVLLGGWSPRCFSRSDLVWVEGWAQRLTAEMPELGDPAAAQDAAREPGSDEPRWEAGSAGCGRGHPPVS